The candidate division WOR-3 bacterium genome has a window encoding:
- a CDS encoding MBL fold metallo-hydrolase, which yields MENDFLKVFGSGNEIGASSFSLFLNGSKILLDCGMHPKKIGSEALPVVDFFSSLPDLGLITHSHLDHIGALPLFFRQIQFYASKPTIAISRFMLEDSASVQERHYREDPENFPEPLYSEKDARKASKSIKPLGKSQSLRLKGNVNVFSYKAGHILGARSFFVESPKITVLYTGDISLFDQMTVPGADIENLKPDVLIMEGTLGLEEDVALRRDEEIEIFAREISKILDKRQSVLCPTFALGKTQEVLGICEKLMSKGKIPYVPIVLAGLGKKIKRLYTKYLGNTYRPYSAVEINLRGDTSIDKILDYGPSILLMTSGMVMPGTPSYKLARRILRSEKNAIFFVGYIDPDSPAHRILNSAIGEIVDLDKRGDKAEKCNPNIKSFRITSHSDKTQLLSMVKKMSPSKLILVHGDKPALENIQSELSSELEVHRPSLGETVYLTD from the coding sequence CTTTTTCGCTTTTTCTCAACGGGTCAAAAATACTTCTCGACTGCGGAATGCATCCGAAAAAAATCGGCTCGGAAGCCCTGCCTGTTGTCGATTTCTTCTCTTCTCTGCCTGATTTGGGCTTGATAACCCATTCCCATCTCGACCACATCGGAGCTTTGCCTCTTTTTTTCAGACAGATTCAATTCTACGCGAGCAAGCCTACCATAGCTATCAGCAGGTTCATGCTCGAAGATTCTGCTTCGGTCCAGGAAAGACACTACCGGGAAGACCCCGAAAATTTTCCTGAACCTCTATATTCAGAAAAAGACGCGAGAAAAGCTTCAAAATCCATAAAACCACTGGGTAAATCCCAATCTCTAAGGCTCAAAGGAAACGTAAACGTATTCTCGTATAAAGCCGGACATATACTGGGCGCAAGGTCTTTTTTCGTTGAATCCCCCAAAATCACGGTTCTCTACACGGGAGATATATCGCTTTTCGATCAAATGACTGTCCCTGGAGCAGATATTGAAAACCTCAAACCCGATGTGCTTATAATGGAAGGAACTCTGGGACTGGAAGAAGATGTGGCTTTGAGGAGGGATGAAGAAATAGAAATTTTTGCCAGAGAAATATCCAAAATACTCGACAAAAGGCAATCCGTCCTCTGCCCAACTTTCGCCCTCGGTAAAACCCAAGAAGTCCTCGGGATCTGCGAAAAACTCATGAGCAAAGGAAAAATACCTTACGTACCGATTGTCCTTGCCGGGCTGGGGAAAAAAATTAAAAGATTGTACACAAAATATCTGGGAAACACATACAGACCCTATTCGGCTGTGGAAATCAACCTCAGAGGAGACACTTCAATAGATAAAATTCTGGACTACGGGCCGTCTATTTTACTTATGACCAGCGGTATGGTCATGCCGGGAACTCCGTCGTATAAATTGGCGAGAAGGATATTGAGAAGCGAAAAAAATGCAATATTTTTCGTTGGGTACATAGATCCGGACTCGCCGGCTCACAGAATACTCAATTCGGCAATAGGAGAAATTGTGGATCTCGACAAAAGAGGAGACAAAGCCGAAAAGTGCAATCCAAACATCAAATCTTTCAGAATAACTTCACACTCGGACAAAACTCAACTCCTGAGCATGGTGAAAAAAATGTCGCCCTCGAAACTAATACTCGTTCACGGCGACAAACCCGCACTCGAAAACATACAATCCGAGCTATCTTCCGAACTTGAAGTGCACAGGCCGTCACTTGGCGAAACGGTCTATCTCACGGATTGA